The proteins below are encoded in one region of Apium graveolens cultivar Ventura chromosome 4, ASM990537v1, whole genome shotgun sequence:
- the LOC141716756 gene encoding protein NOI4-like yields MTSQDKGRPLPKFGEWDVNNPSSADGFTVIFAKARDDKKTNITALNGGPPRRVEPRPHPNLPKREWCCFRWRNSAAVIEKEKE; encoded by the exons atgaCGTCG CAAGATAAGGGGCGTCCCTTGCCAAAATTCGGCGAGTGGGATGTTAATAATCCTTCATCTGCTGATGGATTCACAGTTATTTTTGCCAAGGCTAGGGATGACAAGAAAACTAATATAACTGCTTTGAATGGAGGTCCGCCTCGTAGGGTTGAGCCTAGACCTCACCCAAACCTTCCAAAG AGGGAGTGGTGTTGCTTCCGCTGGAGAAATTCAGCAGCAGTGATCGAGAAAGAGAAAGAGTAA
- the LOC141716759 gene encoding very-long-chain 3-oxoacyl-CoA reductase 1-like: MLMELWFTGQLNSLPLWLPLLLLAIGSFVVSKLLFSFLKWVFVYFLRPAKNLKNYGSWALITGPTDGIGKAFAFQLARKGLNLILVGRNPEKLKHVSDAILAKGGNTKIKTVVLDFSGDLSEGLRKIGEVIDGLDVGVLINNVGCCYPYARYVHELDEKLMADLIKINIEGTTKVTHAVLPGMLKRKRGAIVNIGSAGGGSILSSYPLYTVYAAAKGYVDQFSKSLYVEYKRSGIDVQCQVPCYVATKMASIRKSSFLVPSSDGYVRAALRWVGYEHQCTPYWPHSVMWALANSTPDFILDALALWYFLSLRKRGQLKDARKKN, from the exons ATGCTTATGGAGCTCTGGTTTACAGGACAACTAAATTCTCTGCCCTTGTGGCTTCCTCTCCTTCTTCTGGCTATTGGTTCTTTCGTTGTTTCCAaattattattttcttttctcAAATGGGTCTTTGTTTATTTTCTAAGACCGGCCAAGAACCTCAAGAACTACGGGTCGTGGGCACTGATCACAGGGCCAACCGATGGTATTGGCAAAGCCTTCGCCTTCCAGCTGGCCCGAAAAGGCCTCAATCTTATTCTTGTTGGCAGGAACCCTGAGAAGCTCAAACATGTTTCTGATGCAATCTTGGCTAAAGGAGGAAATACCAAGATTAAAACTGTTGTTCTAGATTTTTCAGGTGATTTATCGGAAGGGCTAAGAAAGATTGGTGAAGTTATTGATGGTTTGGATGTTGGAGTTCTAATTAATAATGTGGGATGTTGCTACCCTTATGCAAGGTACGTACATGAATTGGACGAGAAATTGATGgctgatttgataaaaataaatatcgaGGGGACTACCAAGGTCACTCATGCCGTGTTGCCTGGAATGCTGAAGAGGAAGAGAGGTGCAATTGTTAATATTGGTTCTGCTGGTGGTGGATCTATATTATCTTCTTATCCTCTTTACACTGTTTATGCTGCTGCAAAAGG ATATGTCGATCAGTTCTCGAAATCCCTTTATGTGGAGTACAAAAGGAGCGGCATTGACGTCCAGTGTCAG GTCCCCTGTTACGTAGCAACAAAGATGGCATCAATACGGAAATCTTCATTCCTGGTTCCATCATCTGATGGTTATGTTCGAGCTGCCCTGCGATGGGTAGGCTATGAGCACCAATGCACTCCTTACTGGCCTCATTCTGTCATGTGGGCTTTGGCAAACTCTACACCTGACTTTATTCTTGACGCTCTGGCTTTGTGGTACTTCCTTTCACTCCGCAAGAGAGGACAACTCAAAGATGCTCGGAAGAAGAATTGA
- the LOC141718596 gene encoding uncharacterized protein LOC141718596 produces the protein MPTIKAYDGTGDPANHIRTLSNVLMLQPVNDAFKCRAFPQTLLGMAQRWYSRLPPNFIGSFNNLSKAFIKQFISGRVHEKSSASLMGIVQGAKESLREYSNRFTKEALKVPDLDDKVAMSLAKRPPETEYEDKYPRIGKNSDSSSSKKNQQPRFTEYARLNAPRSQILMEIEKDKDFKWPKPLRGDPEKRDKSRYCRFYKDIGHNTDDCRQLKNEINYLIRRGKFGHFTKGEEAEGQKETMIEEMTIEGITTEIATHSPEGC, from the exons atgcccaccatcaaagcatatgATGGTACTGGCGACCCTGCTAATCATATTAGGACATTATCTAACGTCCTGATGCTACAGCCCGTGAACGATGCTTTTAAGTGTCgagccttccctcaaaccctattgggcatggctcaaaggtggtacagccGTCTTCCCCCAAACTTTATTGGATCCTTTAATAACTTGAGTAAAGCTTTTATCAAACAGTTCATAAGTGGCAGAGTGCACGAGAAGAGTTCAGCCTCTCTCATGGGCATAGTCCAAGGAGCGAAGGAGTCCCTGAGAGAATATTCGAATCGATTTACGAAGGAGGCTTTGAAGGTCcctgatcttgatgataaggtagctatgtCCTTGGCTAAGCGCCCTCCCGAAA CGGAATACGAGGACAAATATCCACGAATTGGCAAAAACTCTGACTCCTCATCTTCTAAGAAGAATCAACAACCAAGGTTCACTGAATATGCAAGGttgaatgctccaaggagccaaatccttATGGAAATTGAAAAGGATAAAGACTTCAAATggccgaagccactaaggggagaccccgaGAAGAGAGACAAGAGTCGGTACTGCAGGTTTTACAAAGATATTGGTCATAACACTGACGATTGTAGGCAACTCAAGAATGAGATTAATTATTTGATCCGAAGAGGAAAATTCGGACAtttcaccaagggtgaagaggcTGAAGGCCAAAAAGAGACAATGATCGAAGAGATGACGATCGAAGGGATAACGACAGAGATTGCAACCCACAGCCCTGAGGGCTGTTAA
- the LOC141718597 gene encoding uncharacterized protein LOC141718597 translates to MKVYGESRLVVAQINGEFEANDDTMAKYLRVVMGIPTQFDEWYAEHVSREENTTADTLSQFTSSEIENYPRSIYFQVLKTPTIHVINLIAPVGVPSCWIDPIKTHLKTGWLPDDAQEARKLSVRALRYSLIECLLYKRSFFIPYLKCLRPLEADEALKEAHEGICGQHLGAGPSLTR, encoded by the coding sequence ATGAAGGTCTATGGAGAATCAAGACTTGTAGTTGCTCAAATTAATGGAGAGTTTGAGGCCAATGACGATACTATGGCCAAGTACCTGAGAGTCGTAATGGGAATACCGACTCAGTTCGATGAGTGGTACGCAGAACATGTTTcgagagaggagaacactacGGCGGATACCTTGTCTCAGTTCACCTCGTCTGAAATCGAGAACTATCCGAGAAGTATTTACTTCCAGGTCTTGAAGACCCCTACTATTCATGTCATAAATCTGATAGCCCCGGTTGGTGTGCCAAGCTGTTGGATAGACCCGATCAAGACCCACTTAAAAACTGGGTGGCTTCCCGACGATGCCCAGGAGGCACGCAAGCTGTCGGTTAGAGCATTGCGATACTCATTGATTGAATGCCTTCTTTATAAAAGGTCCTTTTTCATTCCGTACTTGAAGTGCTTAAGACCTCTTGAAGCAGATGAGGCACTTAAAGAAGCCCATGAAgggatttgtggacaacacttgggggcagggccctCACTCACAAGATAA